The genomic DNA AaagtcttaattttttttaaaaacattaatcaTTACAGACAGTAAAGATACTCATTTGAGGAAAAACCAGCTCAGCAGATTACATGAACAAGTACATCAGTACAAGTACAACAGAGACGAGAACTAACTAACTGGTTAATATAGAGCAGTTGTTACTATTTACGTGACCATTTGCGTTTTTCTTTACAACCCAATTTCGTTGTACTGTGATGGTAAACACGGTCCGATGGGTATATTGGGTTTGTTATGGACTATTATGGGCCACAAATCATCAGTCAACCGAACTCGCAAATAAACAAATCGAGTTAAGAAATATATGGACAAGTAGCTGAaagatggaaaaaaaattcaactaactggatttgagcacagaggaattaaattaaaatttttaaaaccataaacaaacACGATATCCTTTTAGTGACAGATCGGGtcaatccaaaataaaaacatagttTAGAGTAGTACGATACTGGTAAATGTAACGCAACATCTAAAACGTTTGTTTAACAGAGTAAAGAGAATGAACGTTGTTTGCATCACATGGCCATTGGTTCAGGACCAGTAGCGTTCAGGATGTCTAACAAGGAGTTTTGGGGCTCCAACTCCTCGTGCCAAAGCTGCAACTTATCCCCAGGGTAGAAGTTTCTTGTCACTCCCTCTGAGTTTATCTGTTCAACAAACACATCACTTGTTAGCTATGTTCCGTTGAAGAGGGAGGTTATATTATTCCCTTAGCCTTTAGAGAGTTATGGCCAGAGGGATATATCTTACTATGACCGTCCGTACAACACCTCCACTGGCTCCATCACGGGCGATGGCTAGTGAAACCGCCTTCACAACAAGTTGCTGGAATGTAGAATAACAAGGATCAGTTATAAAGAAGCGGGAGATTTGTGAGCTTTTTTGCATAAGCATATCTAGTGATCTGAACCGTCTTTACCTCGGCTTCTTCTTTGGTCATGTTTTCTTTCCACGCCTGATCAAAGAACCCGTAAAGGTAACTCGAGCCAGAGCCTAACAAACACACAATTCAAGTAGTTATATTAGCAGGAAAGCTAAGTATCATATAAGTAAATGGCATAGCAACGAGAACTTAAACAAATACAGGCAAGTCAAAACTGAAAAGTCATAAGACGCAGaagagtttagttttttttacctCCAATAGCGAACGGTTGCTCCACTACAGTTCCACCGAGAGGGATCCCGTAGATCTTGCCGCCTTCATACTTATCCCAGCCCCCAACTATGAGGCCAGTTTGCAGCATGTTCTGCCCAACAAAGACATATAATGCTTCAGTCAACAGATCCAGATCCATATACTTAAAACAAAGAATAACTATACATACTGTTAAACAACACACATAGCTACGACTTAATCCAGAAAACTGAGTTCCTCGGATACATATATACTAATGTAACACATACTTCTTGACCACTGGATACAGTAGCAATCAGAACATAACTTTTCTACATTtccatttagaaaatattaattcttCAGACTAAAGAACAATTTATAACAATATTCATTCTTCATTATACTAGCAAGCTAGCTAGGACGTGTGACATAAATATCTAAATCTCTAGTTCCCCAAAGTGATATAGCAATAAAAGGTAAGCAAGTTGCCACAATTCCAACAAAAGTTATCAGTGATTCTCTGTCCGTAGAGTATATTTTCTCTACAAGAAACGACCCTCGTAAAAACAACACCCACTAAATAAACTGCAAGCTTTAAAGCAAAAAAACTAGTAGTAAATACCTTGTTATTATATGCGAGCATCCTGATAAGGTTGGCAGAAACCTTTACAGTGGCAGGCTGTCCGAGCTGGATTCTGACAAAACCATAAGCAAACGATTGATCTCATGATCTCCAGGTACATATGATTTCATAAGTAATGTAATTACGTCGAAATCAAGGGGAAGAATGAAGACACTCACGTATGCTGGTGAAGGAAGTAGCGGACATAGTCCGATACAACCTGAGAATCAGCAGcctgcaaaagaaagaaagcacGATAAAGATCCAAGTAAGCAAAAGACTTTCAATAAGAGTATCTGAGCAAAAGAGTCTTTttcacataaaaaaaaaacgagataTTACCGAACCAGAACGGCAGACGTAGACATTGTCTGTTAGTTGTGTGATCTTGTCTGAAGCCCGATTCGCCACGTACATCCCTGCGCAGAGTAATAATAACAGATCCCACCAATTCCATCagcttttctcaaaaaaatttcCCCAAAGCGAGCAAGAACTCAGCTTAAAGACAAactcaattaaaaaaataacaaaaacaaaacactctCAGAGAAGGGGGAATCTGACCGGTGCTGGTACGTGAGTCAGCTCCGAGAACGACACCACCATTGTAAGTGACGCCGATGATGGTCGTCCCCATAGAGTGCGGCGCATCGAGATTGAGATCCATCGCTGTAGAATTCGAAAACTTGTATTAGACGAAACGAATCCTAGAGTATGGCTGGCGACTCCCTCAAAAATTCTCGGATTACTCTAGGTGATGAACTgatgagaaaagaaagaaagaaccgACTTAATCCCCAAGTCGggttctctcttttttttgttttgggttGCAATTTATTGGGCCGTGTTAGAAACGTTACTAAAGCAAAAGTTCAAGCCCGAACTGTCTTCATGGACCATTCAGTTACAAGCCCGACACCTAAAATAG from Raphanus sativus cultivar WK10039 unplaced genomic scaffold, ASM80110v3 Scaffold3156, whole genome shotgun sequence includes the following:
- the LOC108825840 gene encoding proteasome subunit beta type-6, encoding MDLNLDAPHSMGTTIIGVTYNGGVVLGADSRTSTGMYVANRASDKITQLTDNVYVCRSGSAADSQVVSDYVRYFLHQHTIQLGQPATVKVSANLIRMLAYNNKNMLQTGLIVGGWDKYEGGKIYGIPLGGTVVEQPFAIGGSGSSYLYGFFDQAWKENMTKEEAEQLVVKAVSLAIARDGASGGVVRTVIINSEGVTRNFYPGDKLQLWHEELEPQNSLLDILNATGPEPMAM